The Metabacillus litoralis genome contains a region encoding:
- a CDS encoding sensor histidine kinase: MNSSQKIDSKLLDEILDKMIGTVAGSKDEIFLIGEQSRQQYESLVEELVEIKKQVNTVIDEGDKLEVQARLARNRLSQVSKNFKDFSEEEIRKAYENAHKLQVEHSMLQQHEKQLRDRRDDLERRLLGLQEIIERSEALVGQISVVLNYLNSDLRQVGMLLEDAQQKQDFGLRIIEAQEEERKRVSREIHDGPAQMLANVMMRSELIERIYRERGAEEGFKEIRNLRKNVRNALYEVRRIIYDLRPMALDDLGLIPTLRKYMDTIEEYNGKTKIHFQSIGEIDGHRLPPRFEVALFRLAQEAVTNALKHSDANEIAVKVEVTCESITMIVKDDGKGFNIKEAKGNKDKKSFGLIGMKERVDLLGGKMTIDSKVGLGTFIMFQVPYHGT; this comes from the coding sequence ATGAACTCCAGTCAAAAAATAGATAGTAAATTACTTGATGAAATATTAGATAAAATGATTGGGACGGTTGCTGGAAGTAAGGATGAAATCTTTCTTATCGGTGAGCAGTCCAGACAACAGTATGAGTCTTTAGTAGAAGAGTTAGTTGAAATCAAAAAGCAAGTGAATACGGTGATTGATGAGGGAGATAAGCTAGAGGTCCAAGCCAGACTTGCCCGCAATCGCCTTTCACAGGTGAGTAAAAATTTCAAGGACTTTTCTGAAGAAGAAATTCGTAAAGCCTACGAAAATGCTCATAAGCTTCAGGTGGAGCACTCCATGCTGCAGCAGCATGAAAAGCAGCTTCGTGATCGCCGTGATGACTTGGAAAGACGGTTACTAGGCCTTCAGGAAATTATTGAACGATCTGAAGCGCTTGTTGGGCAAATTTCTGTTGTTTTAAATTATCTAAACAGCGATCTCCGCCAGGTTGGTATGCTTTTAGAGGATGCCCAGCAAAAGCAGGATTTTGGCTTGCGTATTATAGAAGCGCAGGAAGAAGAACGAAAAAGAGTGTCCAGGGAGATTCATGACGGTCCCGCGCAAATGCTTGCGAACGTCATGATGCGCTCTGAATTAATTGAACGTATTTATCGTGAGAGGGGAGCGGAGGAAGGCTTTAAAGAAATCCGTAACCTGCGAAAAAACGTCCGAAATGCTTTATATGAGGTAAGACGAATTATTTATGACCTAAGACCAATGGCATTAGATGACTTAGGACTTATACCCACCCTCAGAAAATATATGGACACGATCGAAGAATATAATGGAAAAACAAAAATTCATTTTCAAAGCATTGGTGAAATTGATGGACACCGACTTCCACCACGATTTGAGGTTGCGTTATTCCGGCTAGCACAAGAAGCTGTAACAAATGCACTGAAGCACTCGGATGCAAATGAAATAGCAGTAAAAGTGGAGGTTACCTGTGAATCGATTACAATGATTGTGAAAGATGATGGAAAAGGGTTTAATATAAAGGAAGCAAAAGGAAATAAAGATAAAAAATCTTTTGGACTGATTGGAATGAAGGAACGAGTCGATCTTCTCGGCGGAAAGATGACGATTGACTCAAAAGTTGGATTAGGGACTTTTATCATGTTTCAAGTCCCATATCATGGAACTTAA
- the wecB gene encoding non-hydrolyzing UDP-N-acetylglucosamine 2-epimerase produces MKIVTILGARPQFIKAGPVSREIRKQHTEIIVHTGQHYDANMSDIFFEELNIPKPDYHLNVGSGSHGVQTANMLTSIEEIILKEEPDYVLVYGDTNSTLAGALAASKLHIPIVHIEAGLRSFNKKMPEEVNRILTDHVSEFLFCPTDTAVQNLEKENITKNVFNVGDVMYDAVMYNQDIADKSTLMSDLGLTEKEFYLITVHRAENTEDPERMNNILDAFSKVEGTKVWPIHPRTKNKLKSSGIDLDAIPGLKVIEPIGYLDMLSLEKNAKKILTDSGGVQKEAYFVKTPCVTLRDETEWVETLHQDANILVGADTNKILEAVQAPCHSDYPPIFGDGNTSEKIVKMISDK; encoded by the coding sequence ATGAAGATTGTAACGATACTTGGGGCAAGACCACAATTTATTAAAGCAGGTCCTGTTTCTCGTGAAATTAGAAAGCAACATACAGAAATCATTGTTCATACTGGTCAGCATTATGATGCCAATATGTCTGATATCTTTTTTGAGGAATTAAACATTCCAAAGCCTGATTATCACTTAAATGTTGGGTCAGGATCTCACGGTGTTCAAACGGCAAATATGCTAACAAGCATCGAAGAAATTATCCTAAAAGAAGAGCCAGATTATGTGTTAGTGTACGGTGATACTAACTCAACATTAGCAGGAGCACTTGCTGCATCTAAACTACATATCCCAATTGTTCACATCGAAGCAGGCTTACGTAGCTTTAATAAAAAAATGCCTGAAGAAGTAAACCGAATTTTAACAGACCATGTGTCAGAATTTCTATTTTGTCCAACAGACACGGCTGTTCAAAACCTTGAAAAAGAAAACATTACGAAAAACGTGTTTAACGTTGGAGACGTAATGTATGACGCGGTTATGTATAATCAAGACATTGCGGACAAATCAACGTTAATGAGCGACCTGGGTTTAACAGAAAAAGAATTCTACTTGATTACAGTTCACCGTGCTGAAAACACAGAAGATCCTGAGCGTATGAACAATATTCTTGATGCATTCAGCAAGGTTGAAGGAACAAAGGTGTGGCCAATTCACCCAAGAACAAAGAACAAGCTAAAATCTTCTGGTATTGATCTTGACGCTATTCCAGGATTAAAGGTTATTGAGCCAATCGGATACCTGGACATGCTTTCTTTAGAAAAAAATGCGAAAAAGATCTTAACAGACTCTGGCGGTGTACAAAAAGAGGCTTACTTTGTGAAAACTCCATGTGTGACTCTTCGTGACGAAACTGAGTGGGTTGAAACATTACATCAAGATGCAAACATCCTAGTTGGAGCAGACACAAATAAAATCTTAGAAGCAGTTCAAGCACCATGTCACTCTGACTACCCACCAATATTTGGGGATGGAAACACCTCCGAAAAAATTGTTAAAATGATAAGCGACAAATAA
- a CDS encoding YigZ family protein, whose product MLSHYYTVKGYGEHEIVIQKSRFICYVERVKTEEEAIQFIQQIKKKHQNANHNCSAYLIGENDSIQKANDDGEPSGTAGVPMLEVLKKKQLKDTVVVVTRYFGGIKLGTGGLIRAYGKSVSEGLSAIGIVERKLMRVMHTKIDYTWLGKVENELRDSIYKIKEIHYLEQVEIEAFVEEASINTFEKWMTELTNGQCYLVKGENIYLEEPI is encoded by the coding sequence ATGCTTTCACACTATTATACCGTAAAAGGCTATGGAGAGCATGAAATTGTTATACAAAAATCACGTTTTATTTGTTATGTAGAACGAGTAAAAACGGAAGAAGAAGCCATTCAATTTATTCAGCAAATAAAGAAAAAACATCAGAATGCCAATCATAATTGTTCAGCCTATCTAATAGGAGAAAATGATTCCATTCAAAAAGCGAACGATGACGGTGAACCGAGTGGTACAGCCGGAGTTCCGATGCTTGAAGTTCTAAAAAAGAAACAACTAAAAGACACGGTTGTTGTTGTCACCCGTTATTTTGGCGGAATTAAGCTAGGCACAGGCGGCCTTATTCGCGCTTACGGAAAATCGGTTTCAGAAGGACTTTCAGCAATCGGAATCGTCGAGCGCAAACTAATGCGCGTTATGCATACTAAGATCGACTATACATGGCTAGGCAAAGTAGAAAATGAACTGCGAGATTCTATTTATAAAATAAAGGAAATTCATTACCTAGAGCAAGTCGAAATTGAGGCTTTTGTTGAAGAAGCTTCCATAAATACCTTTGAAAAATGGATGACAGAGCTCACAAATGGGCAATGTTACTTGGTAAAGGGAGAAAATATTTATTTAGAAGAACCGATTTAA
- a CDS encoding SpoIID/LytB domain-containing protein, whose product MAKKVLLGVFLTLSLLWNADATNAASIKTYPNPVAVQLVDSSTSTLKLQSIYELTNKANNQKTYFLPGLTITITRSQSNVNIDAGAVSFSSASGFELKEVYNVAQYARFTTTTDLKSGATSDYQTRKSLTKAETAEYIGSFVNNKGETWFNVQVADGTKGWVPAKTTLIDKNTVSLPTIAYGANAYRGGMSLLAKTAGKVAIVNNLDLEDYLKGVVPNEMPASWHKEALKAQAIVARSYAANSMSLKNTTASQVYKGYTSEDARSNQAVEETAGVMVKYNGKPIQTFFYSTSGGRTANVGDVWNSNQASFPYLISVDDPYENSPHSNWQNSFTSSMILNSFGLDPATTTLYDIKTNPSGANGEITSVTISTSAGEKTVTGNELTIRKLFPIEGSYGFLKSNWFTLDVNKEYTVQTASGQQSQLSVSGQQVMTGTNTTSTISSTDVAIQTASGTITKEADPASITATGKGWGHRIGMSQYGAKGFAENNWKAVDIVKHYFPNTDVSK is encoded by the coding sequence ATGGCTAAAAAAGTTCTATTAGGTGTTTTTCTGACACTTAGCCTACTATGGAATGCAGATGCCACTAATGCTGCATCAATTAAAACATATCCTAATCCCGTTGCTGTACAACTCGTTGATAGTTCAACTAGTACACTCAAACTACAAAGCATCTATGAATTAACGAATAAAGCAAACAACCAAAAAACTTACTTTTTACCGGGTCTTACTATAACGATTACCCGTTCACAAAGTAATGTAAACATTGACGCAGGTGCAGTTTCTTTTTCTTCAGCAAGTGGCTTTGAATTAAAAGAAGTGTACAACGTTGCCCAATATGCACGTTTCACCACAACAACTGATCTTAAAAGTGGAGCTACATCTGATTACCAGACGAGAAAGTCATTAACAAAGGCAGAAACAGCTGAATATATTGGAAGCTTCGTTAACAACAAAGGCGAAACATGGTTCAACGTTCAGGTTGCAGACGGAACAAAAGGCTGGGTCCCTGCTAAAACAACTTTGATTGACAAAAACACCGTTTCGCTGCCAACTATTGCATACGGTGCTAACGCTTATCGAGGCGGCATGTCTCTTCTGGCTAAAACAGCTGGTAAAGTAGCAATCGTCAATAATCTTGATCTAGAAGACTACTTAAAAGGTGTTGTACCAAATGAAATGCCCGCATCATGGCATAAAGAAGCTCTAAAAGCACAAGCAATTGTAGCGCGAAGCTATGCTGCTAACAGCATGTCTTTAAAAAATACAACTGCAAGCCAAGTGTACAAAGGCTACACATCTGAAGATGCTAGATCGAATCAGGCTGTTGAAGAAACAGCTGGTGTAATGGTGAAGTACAACGGAAAGCCAATTCAAACATTTTTCTACTCAACAAGTGGCGGCCGAACAGCAAATGTTGGTGATGTTTGGAACTCAAATCAAGCAAGCTTCCCATACTTGATTTCCGTTGATGATCCATACGAAAACTCACCACACAGCAACTGGCAAAATTCTTTTACATCAAGCATGATTTTAAACAGCTTCGGCTTAGATCCAGCAACAACAACGCTCTATGATATTAAAACAAATCCATCAGGAGCCAATGGCGAAATAACAAGCGTCACCATTAGCACTTCTGCTGGAGAAAAAACAGTCACAGGTAACGAGCTCACCATCCGTAAGCTCTTCCCAATCGAAGGAAGCTACGGCTTCTTAAAATCAAACTGGTTCACATTGGATGTAAATAAAGAATATACCGTTCAAACCGCTAGTGGCCAACAATCACAACTAAGTGTTTCTGGCCAACAAGTCATGACGGGCACAAACACAACATCAACCATCTCATCAACAGACGTTGCCATTCAAACAGCGAGTGGAACCATCACAAAAGAAGCTGACCCTGCCTCCATCACCGCAACAGGTAAAGGCTGGGGCCACCGTATCGGCATGAGCCAATACGGCGCCAAAGGCTTCGCCGAAAACAACTGGAAAGCCGTTGATATTGTGAAGCATTACTTCCCTAATACGGATGTTTCGAAGTAA
- a CDS encoding response regulator codes for MKTKIAIIDDHQLFREGVKRILDFEPSFEVVAEGDDGEEALAIVDAHKPDVVIMDINMPKVNGVEATKQLVEANEDTKIIILSIHDDENYVTHALKTGARGYLLKEMDADTLIEAVKVVADGGSYLHPKVTHNLVNEFRRLATSNGQANLQPMQPEIRRPLHILTRRECEVLQMLADGKSNRGIGEALFISEKTVKNHVSNILQKMNVNDRTQAVVVAIKNGWVEVK; via the coding sequence ATGAAGACGAAAATTGCCATTATTGATGATCATCAATTATTTCGTGAAGGTGTTAAACGCATTTTGGATTTCGAACCAAGCTTTGAGGTAGTTGCAGAAGGTGACGACGGTGAAGAAGCATTAGCAATCGTTGATGCACACAAGCCTGATGTTGTGATCATGGATATCAATATGCCTAAAGTGAACGGTGTCGAAGCAACGAAACAATTGGTTGAAGCAAATGAAGATACAAAAATTATCATCCTATCGATTCATGATGATGAAAACTATGTAACACACGCCCTGAAAACAGGTGCAAGAGGCTATCTATTGAAAGAAATGGATGCTGACACATTAATCGAAGCAGTGAAGGTTGTTGCAGACGGCGGCTCTTATTTACATCCAAAGGTTACTCATAACCTTGTAAACGAATTTAGACGCCTTGCGACTTCAAATGGACAAGCTAATCTTCAGCCGATGCAGCCGGAAATTCGACGTCCATTACATATCTTAACTCGTCGTGAGTGTGAGGTGCTTCAAATGCTTGCTGACGGTAAAAGCAACCGCGGCATTGGTGAAGCATTGTTCATAAGTGAAAAAACCGTTAAAAACCATGTAAGTAATATTCTACAAAAAATGAATGTAAACGATCGTACGCAAGCAGTTGTTGTCGCGATTAAAAATGGTTGGGTTGAAGTGAAGTAA
- a CDS encoding SH3 domain-containing protein — protein sequence MKKKSMLVISSVFLTGFLVGSYTPTQVGSAASNVVLASVEWVTNQINPLQSRVTKLESEVASLKNAIKDGGGSETTLPSKVYVSSTSATVHKGATKDYAVVATFMKGKELSVIDEHDGSTGKWYRVEYATGKYGWIFSGDVSTTTVAKLSTVTITATATVHRGATTDYRSVAVLQKGTTVKYVGSFTNNNGELWYNVELSNGVRGWIQAIYGEVK from the coding sequence ATGAAAAAGAAAAGTATGCTTGTGATCTCTTCTGTTTTTCTTACTGGATTTTTAGTAGGAAGCTACACTCCTACTCAAGTCGGCTCAGCTGCAAGCAATGTTGTGCTAGCAAGCGTTGAGTGGGTAACAAACCAAATTAATCCTCTTCAATCACGAGTAACGAAACTAGAAAGTGAAGTAGCCTCTCTAAAAAACGCCATTAAAGACGGCGGTGGCTCTGAGACAACTTTGCCTTCTAAAGTTTATGTAAGCAGCACATCTGCAACCGTTCATAAAGGAGCAACGAAAGATTACGCAGTTGTTGCTACGTTTATGAAAGGAAAAGAACTTTCTGTTATTGACGAACACGATGGTAGCACTGGTAAATGGTATCGCGTTGAATATGCAACGGGCAAATATGGCTGGATCTTTTCTGGTGATGTTTCTACAACAACAGTTGCAAAGCTCTCAACGGTAACAATCACAGCAACAGCAACCGTTCATAGAGGAGCAACAACAGATTATCGTTCAGTTGCTGTTCTACAAAAAGGGACAACCGTTAAATACGTAGGATCTTTTACGAACAACAACGGTGAACTTTGGTACAACGTTGAATTATCAAACGGTGTAAGAGGTTGGATTCAAGCAATCTATGGAGAGGTGAAATAA
- a CDS encoding oligosaccharide repeat unit polymerase, giving the protein MLYITIWLIVAVLSFYLFKKSAGTMSILKPNLLSLVFYYSLFISSFIGSLLIALDIDKHYMINLLSDDRYRVIGFYTICFVMVMLPLSMYFVSNLIGFRAEKEFDTYLKSPIVIQQDKLTYLVYLGLTGLSLLSIAYTIYYLEAIPIVELLLGSSNLAELRIEAARGFQGNTLIRNIFAIGLTPILSMITFIYSYKTMKMKWIALFLITFSCSVFIQIYDLSKAPIFFYLLMFILLLLYLQVIKLTWSRVIALGTIAIGGIIVLYVVIQGVSDPSAFLDYNRGPVGRLILTQIAGYYMHLELFSDKMPLLMGQSLPSSIIGLYDIEQIRSARLAMEVYFPQRVEEGTAGVLNTLFAGEAFANFGYIGLILGTVYVGVFIQLIYIAFLRLQKNPLYIALFVYFTVNIPRVVIGGFTDFLLNTLWVAILIVLVAPFIFLRLLEFISQRTGKWTSVKE; this is encoded by the coding sequence GTGCTATATATCACGATTTGGCTCATTGTAGCTGTTCTATCTTTTTATTTGTTTAAAAAGTCTGCAGGAACGATGTCCATATTAAAACCAAATTTACTTTCTCTTGTCTTCTATTATTCATTATTTATTTCTTCCTTTATTGGTAGTTTACTCATCGCCTTGGACATTGATAAGCATTATATGATTAATCTCTTATCAGACGATCGTTATCGTGTGATTGGCTTTTATACGATTTGTTTTGTCATGGTGATGCTGCCATTGTCGATGTATTTTGTGTCAAACTTGATTGGTTTTCGAGCGGAAAAGGAATTTGATACTTATTTGAAAAGTCCTATAGTCATTCAGCAAGATAAATTAACGTATCTTGTGTATCTAGGATTAACAGGACTTTCTCTTTTATCAATTGCCTACACAATCTATTATTTAGAGGCTATTCCAATTGTTGAATTGTTGTTAGGAAGCAGCAATTTGGCAGAGCTTCGTATTGAAGCTGCCCGAGGCTTTCAGGGAAACACACTAATTCGTAATATTTTTGCAATTGGTCTAACGCCGATTTTATCAATGATTACGTTTATTTATAGCTATAAAACAATGAAAATGAAATGGATTGCACTTTTTCTTATTACATTTTCATGCTCAGTGTTTATTCAAATTTATGATTTGTCAAAAGCACCAATTTTCTTTTATCTATTAATGTTTATTTTATTACTGCTTTACCTTCAAGTGATTAAGCTTACGTGGTCACGTGTGATTGCTCTTGGGACAATAGCCATCGGTGGAATTATTGTTTTATATGTAGTCATTCAAGGTGTGTCCGATCCAAGTGCATTTTTAGATTATAATCGTGGTCCGGTCGGTCGCTTAATTCTTACGCAAATTGCTGGATACTACATGCATTTAGAGCTATTCTCTGATAAAATGCCGCTGTTAATGGGACAAAGCCTGCCATCTTCAATCATCGGCCTTTACGATATTGAACAAATACGTTCAGCTCGTTTAGCGATGGAGGTTTACTTCCCACAACGTGTTGAAGAGGGAACAGCAGGGGTGTTAAACACTTTATTCGCAGGTGAAGCTTTTGCGAACTTTGGATATATTGGATTAATACTTGGTACCGTTTATGTTGGCGTGTTTATTCAATTGATTTATATTGCGTTTCTTCGTTTGCAAAAAAATCCATTGTACATTGCCTTGTTTGTGTATTTCACGGTAAACATACCAAGGGTGGTAATAGGTGGATTTACAGATTTCCTTCTTAATACGTTATGGGTTGCGATATTAATTGTCTTGGTTGCGCCTTTCATTTTCTTGAGGCTGTTAGAGTTTATTAGTCAGAGGACGGGGAAATGGACGTCGGTGAAGGAGTAA
- a CDS encoding LCP family protein: MATRLKNKKVKKKKSFLKRILLFLLLVLLGVGGYTGYTIYKTYAAANQSYSELERGEKSERRETAVKVNEDPFSILLMGVEDYSSGGENGRTDTLIVVTVNPTLQTIKMLSIPRDTFVTLPEDGSETKINHAYAFGGKELTIETTEELLDIPIDYYATVSFQAFKSIVDELDGVTVDVPFDFYENSDEDGKRIYFEEGPAELDGEEALAYARMRKRDPRGDFGRNDRQKEIITAIIDKATSPANLFKIDELAMHIGDNVETNFRISQAIALQQKYPNINGDNIEKLTIEGSDEYINDIYYFIPDEEMLEEVQLELQTHLEQEQQTSTSTSSDYQN, translated from the coding sequence GTGGCAACTAGATTAAAAAATAAAAAAGTGAAGAAAAAGAAAAGCTTTTTGAAACGAATTCTTCTTTTTCTTTTACTTGTTCTTTTAGGTGTAGGCGGATATACCGGCTACACCATTTATAAAACCTATGCAGCAGCAAACCAATCGTATTCAGAATTGGAACGCGGTGAAAAATCTGAGCGAAGAGAAACAGCAGTTAAAGTAAATGAAGATCCATTTTCGATTCTTTTAATGGGTGTAGAGGATTATTCCTCGGGTGGAGAAAATGGACGTACGGATACATTAATAGTTGTCACCGTAAATCCAACACTTCAAACGATAAAAATGTTAAGTATCCCTCGTGATACATTTGTTACTCTCCCAGAGGATGGAAGTGAAACAAAAATAAATCACGCCTATGCCTTTGGTGGAAAAGAGTTAACAATTGAAACAACAGAAGAACTTTTGGACATACCAATCGATTATTATGCTACTGTTAGCTTCCAAGCGTTTAAATCAATTGTCGATGAGCTTGATGGTGTAACAGTCGATGTACCTTTTGACTTTTACGAGAACAGTGATGAAGACGGCAAACGAATTTATTTTGAAGAAGGGCCTGCTGAGCTTGATGGTGAAGAAGCTCTTGCCTATGCAAGAATGAGGAAAAGAGACCCTCGCGGAGACTTTGGAAGAAATGACCGTCAAAAAGAGATTATTACAGCCATTATCGACAAAGCCACCTCTCCAGCTAATTTATTTAAAATTGATGAACTAGCTATGCACATTGGAGACAATGTTGAAACGAATTTTAGAATATCGCAAGCGATCGCCCTACAACAAAAATATCCAAACATTAATGGAGATAATATTGAAAAGCTAACAATTGAAGGCAGCGATGAATATATTAATGATATTTATTATTTTATTCCGGATGAAGAAATGCTTGAAGAAGTGCAGCTTGAGCTACAAACACATTTAGAGCAAGAACAACAAACCTCGACAAGCACCTCTTCAGATTATCAAAACTAG
- a CDS encoding SH3 domain-containing protein — translation MKWFRTLIAVTFLFLSIGQPFSTYAAESTEPYPFIGQVTGDTVSMHKGATTNYDVVSTLKKGEIVGVIGDFTNNSNEEWLNISVNSVKGWVKKTSVSPLEEAPSSLYANKNLADVRKGASTSYPSVETLQYGQKVTVIDTYVSTQGEIWYRIDLGSVQGWVYSEQLTKTPVVQLLQTNQSATVHSGATSSYKIVATLEENVELTIIDSFTNNQQEVWYRIQLEDGTKGWVHSEFTEVIQENNDTTQSFPIVYVKNVGSKIHSGALDSYRVVYLPNQNEALQVIDEFTNNLNQTWYRVELSADLKGWILSTEVQEQPLYESQIVGNYVFVKNDGAVVRKGALSSYPTADTLTVNDDLKVIGTFINQNDEFWLRVQTSNNVTGWILATDTQKETKVNTTYYLNTNGVVRSGALDSYRQLASLSQGSAVYVIDTFENNNKELWYRVTLESGENGWIKSTAVTSKQIYLNKSFVVGTNSTYVYKGAMHHYNKVTKLPYGSKVKVLFEFINDKNQHWYNVQLSNGTKGWVPKAELFTSLSDRTFVYPLNANVLHKSATASSGYNTKVQAGEQLIYLWSHNEWINVENSKGVRGWILKNDTREFIPNIFLNPKVSQSGNATTLVWDKSLNFAVGNKLLSNGVVQLTGSKLHTVLPSQSIKGLKNISATSSAITLTPESGYLIGVRNNSKQTQVKVMPIGLAGKKIIVDAGHGDQDPGAVGPTKLKEKDVTLDVSRKLKAELERQGAIVTLTRSGDTFLTLAQRVAIANSSDNDAFISIHANASVSTSARGTETYYNTAYNFNGPKSSVLASYIQDSLVDRINTYDRGTKTANYYVLKNNELPSALVELAFISNPNEESMLKNDITRGQAAVGIAEGLKKYFTGGN, via the coding sequence TTGAAATGGTTTAGAACACTTATTGCTGTCACCTTCTTGTTTTTAAGTATCGGTCAGCCGTTCTCTACATATGCGGCAGAATCAACCGAACCCTACCCCTTCATCGGTCAAGTAACTGGTGATACTGTTAGCATGCATAAAGGTGCTACGACGAACTATGATGTTGTTTCTACATTGAAAAAAGGAGAAATTGTTGGGGTCATAGGAGACTTTACCAACAATTCAAATGAGGAATGGCTGAACATTTCTGTGAACTCCGTGAAAGGCTGGGTTAAGAAAACCAGTGTTTCCCCATTGGAGGAAGCACCCTCATCACTCTACGCAAACAAAAATCTTGCCGATGTTAGAAAAGGAGCATCAACATCTTATCCTTCTGTTGAAACATTACAATACGGACAGAAAGTAACCGTAATTGATACGTATGTAAGCACACAAGGAGAAATTTGGTATCGCATTGATTTAGGAAGTGTTCAAGGTTGGGTGTATAGTGAACAATTAACTAAAACACCTGTTGTCCAATTGCTTCAAACAAATCAATCCGCAACCGTTCATAGTGGTGCAACATCTTCATACAAAATCGTCGCTACTCTTGAAGAAAATGTTGAATTAACTATTATTGATTCTTTTACCAATAATCAGCAAGAAGTATGGTATCGAATTCAGCTCGAAGATGGAACAAAAGGTTGGGTCCATTCAGAATTCACTGAAGTAATTCAAGAGAATAATGACACAACACAAAGCTTCCCTATTGTTTATGTAAAAAATGTAGGTTCCAAGATTCATAGTGGTGCACTAGATTCATATCGTGTTGTGTATCTACCAAACCAAAATGAAGCATTACAAGTTATTGATGAATTCACGAACAACTTAAATCAAACATGGTACCGTGTTGAATTAAGTGCTGATTTAAAAGGCTGGATTCTATCAACCGAAGTTCAAGAACAACCCCTTTATGAGAGTCAAATTGTTGGGAACTATGTTTTTGTTAAAAATGATGGAGCTGTTGTTAGAAAAGGTGCATTAAGCAGCTATCCTACAGCAGATACATTAACGGTAAATGATGATCTGAAGGTAATAGGAACATTTATTAACCAAAACGACGAATTCTGGTTACGTGTTCAAACATCAAACAATGTAACAGGCTGGATACTTGCTACAGACACTCAAAAGGAAACGAAAGTAAACACCACTTATTATCTTAATACAAACGGTGTTGTAAGAAGCGGTGCCCTTGATTCTTATCGTCAGTTAGCATCACTTTCTCAAGGCTCTGCTGTTTACGTTATTGATACTTTTGAAAATAACAATAAAGAGCTTTGGTATCGAGTGACATTAGAATCTGGTGAGAATGGCTGGATCAAGTCAACAGCTGTAACGAGCAAACAGATCTACCTTAATAAATCATTCGTTGTTGGTACTAATAGCACCTACGTTTATAAAGGTGCCATGCATCATTATAATAAGGTAACAAAACTTCCATACGGTTCGAAGGTAAAAGTTTTATTCGAATTTATTAATGATAAAAATCAACATTGGTACAATGTTCAATTATCAAATGGAACAAAAGGCTGGGTACCTAAGGCAGAATTATTTACTAGCCTTTCAGACAGAACCTTTGTTTACCCGCTTAACGCCAATGTGCTACACAAAAGTGCAACTGCAAGCTCTGGATACAACACAAAAGTTCAAGCAGGTGAACAATTAATTTACCTTTGGAGTCACAATGAATGGATTAACGTTGAAAATTCAAAAGGTGTCCGAGGCTGGATCCTAAAGAATGACACAAGGGAATTCATTCCAAACATTTTCTTAAATCCTAAGGTTTCTCAATCAGGAAATGCCACAACATTAGTTTGGGATAAATCATTGAATTTTGCTGTAGGAAACAAGCTTCTTTCAAATGGAGTTGTTCAGCTAACAGGAAGCAAGCTTCATACTGTTTTACCTTCTCAATCGATTAAAGGATTGAAAAACATCTCAGCTACATCTAGTGCCATTACGTTAACACCTGAATCAGGCTATTTGATTGGAGTACGCAACAACAGCAAGCAAACTCAGGTTAAGGTCATGCCAATTGGATTAGCTGGTAAGAAAATCATTGTTGATGCAGGTCACGGAGATCAAGATCCAGGTGCCGTTGGTCCAACAAAATTAAAAGAAAAAGATGTAACATTAGACGTTTCAAGAAAATTAAAAGCAGAGCTTGAGCGCCAAGGAGCAATTGTTACCCTTACTCGAAGTGGTGATACGTTTTTAACTTTGGCACAGCGTGTTGCGATTGCAAACTCATCAGACAATGATGCCTTTATTAGCATTCATGCAAATGCTAGTGTGAGCACATCTGCACGAGGGACAGAAACATACTATAACACTGCCTATAACTTTAATGGCCCAAAAAGTAGTGTACTAGCTTCTTATATTCAAGATTCATTAGTTGATAGAATCAACACCTACGACCGTGGCACAAAAACAGCGAACTACTATGTACTAAAAAATAACGAACTACCAAGTGCATTAGTTGAATTAGCCTTTATCTCAAATCCAAACGAAGAGTCCATGCTAAAAAACGACATTACACGTGGACAAGCTGCCGTTGGAATTGCTGAAGGCCTTAAAAAATACTTCACTGGAGGAAACTAA